The genomic DNA TTCTTGGCTCGATTCTCCTTATACCACTGCGCGATCGCGGGACACCATTCCTCGAAACGCAGGTACAGCAACTCGCAAAACTTTTGTGCTTCGAGTTGCGCGTCTTTCTTCCAGCGTAAATCCAAGAGGTGCATCAGCGATCGCGCGTTGCAACTGAGAACGAAATGCTGGCGCGCGTCGAAGGGGATTAAGCCCCGTGCGTGTTCCTCGGCGAGTCCTTCTTCGAGGCGTTTTTGGTAGTGCTGGCACGCTTGCAAGCAGCAGTCTAAATCTTGCGATCGCTGGGCTTCGGTGTACTGGTAATGTTTGCCCTGGCGATCGGTATATTTTCCCGTCGGACGCAGATAAAAAACATCTTCAATTTTGCGTTTTCCGGTGGCTACATCAATAATGCGCTGTCCGGTATATCGAAAAGATTGTACATCGAACGAAACACCCACCCGATGCGTTCGTAACTGTTGCATCATTGAATGGGGAAAATATCCAACATTGAGGGTAATTTGAGGATGTTCCAAACAACCATAATGTCCGCGATCGCCTGCTAAAAGATGCTTGACAATCAGTTCGCCCGCCCGACTCTCATCGGGAAATTTATCGCGACGATCCCACACGAAATCTTCGGAATAATCTTGGTGCATCGCTGCCCAAATCACTTGTTGGGGATTGGGGGTTGCGGCAATTGTTTCAATCTTAAATTTATCCATAAGTTTACCTATAAAGCGATCGAAAAAATTACGATCTAGCGTATATCCGCGCTCGAACTTGTGGAAA from Oscillatoria sp. FACHB-1406 includes the following:
- the thyX gene encoding FAD-dependent thymidylate synthase, coding for MDKFKIETIAATPNPQQVIWAAMHQDYSEDFVWDRRDKFPDESRAGELIVKHLLAGDRGHYGCLEHPQITLNVGYFPHSMMQQLRTHRVGVSFDVQSFRYTGQRIIDVATGKRKIEDVFYLRPTGKYTDRQGKHYQYTEAQRSQDLDCCLQACQHYQKRLEEGLAEEHARGLIPFDARQHFVLSCNARSLMHLLDLRWKKDAQLEAQKFCELLYLRFEEWCPAIAQWYKENRAKKAKLSP